The Candidatus Koribacter versatilis Ellin345 genome has a segment encoding these proteins:
- the rplU gene encoding 50S ribosomal protein L21 has protein sequence MYAVIRAGSKQFRVSPGDVIKVDSAPHSESGKLEIADVLAVSNGQGKFGSPENATVTAEILGDGRGDKILVFHYKRKKQYKKLQGHRQGFTALKITEINVDGEKFTIDDMPKKEAAPAKARRSTKKAAAAE, from the coding sequence ATGTACGCGGTCATCCGCGCCGGGTCAAAGCAGTTTCGCGTCTCGCCCGGAGACGTTATCAAAGTCGATTCGGCTCCGCACTCGGAGTCGGGCAAGCTGGAAATCGCCGATGTGCTCGCAGTGAGCAACGGCCAAGGCAAGTTTGGCAGCCCGGAAAACGCTACCGTCACGGCCGAAATTCTCGGCGATGGACGCGGCGACAAGATCCTGGTCTTCCACTACAAGCGCAAGAAGCAGTACAAGAAGCTCCAGGGACATCGCCAAGGCTTCACGGCGCTGAAGATTACCGAGATCAATGTGGACGGCGAGAAGTTCACGATTGACGACATGCCGAAGAAGGAAGCTGCCCCGGCGAAGGCGCGCCGTTCGACAAAGAAAGCCGCAGCGGCTGAGTAA
- the dusB gene encoding tRNA dihydrouridine synthase DusB: MRKGFDNPIQHQAPEGACVAVRFQIGSVEIRPATVLAPMAGVTDTVFRRFIRNLGGCGLMMTEFTSADGLARMREAKARRYLTFYGNERPISAQLFGSDAETLADAAKVVQDLGFDLVDLNLGCPSKRVVKCNGGSGLLRDLPQIKVIFESVRKAVTIPFTVKFRAGWNEKELVFLELAKLAENCGLNAVAMHARTREQGYSGQANWGWIADLKQVVKIPVIGNGDIRTPEDAAAMVAKTGCDAVMIGRSAASNPWIFRQIEQYTATGRYDLPTNEDRYEMIRMYFRMLIENDTQGAEGKMKQFASWFTHGVPGGGVLRKAVYEAKKRETILVAVDQFFEALLAGKIAAASETGPSPNDELESNPAAMTG, translated from the coding sequence GTGAGAAAAGGCTTCGACAACCCGATTCAGCACCAGGCGCCCGAAGGTGCCTGTGTCGCCGTGCGCTTCCAGATTGGCAGCGTCGAGATCCGTCCCGCGACCGTGCTGGCGCCGATGGCAGGGGTGACGGACACGGTTTTCCGGCGGTTCATCCGCAACCTGGGCGGCTGCGGACTGATGATGACGGAGTTCACCTCGGCTGACGGCTTGGCGCGGATGCGCGAGGCAAAGGCCCGGCGCTATCTCACGTTCTACGGCAACGAGCGCCCGATTTCGGCACAGTTGTTCGGCAGCGATGCCGAAACGCTCGCCGACGCGGCAAAGGTCGTGCAGGACCTCGGCTTCGACCTGGTCGACCTGAATTTAGGATGTCCGTCGAAGCGCGTGGTGAAGTGCAATGGCGGCTCCGGACTGTTGCGCGACTTGCCGCAGATCAAAGTTATCTTCGAATCCGTACGCAAGGCGGTGACGATTCCGTTCACGGTGAAGTTCCGCGCCGGCTGGAACGAGAAGGAACTCGTTTTCCTTGAGCTGGCGAAATTGGCGGAGAATTGCGGGCTGAATGCTGTCGCGATGCATGCGCGAACGCGCGAGCAGGGCTACAGCGGCCAGGCGAACTGGGGATGGATTGCCGACCTGAAGCAGGTGGTGAAAATTCCTGTCATCGGGAATGGCGATATCCGTACACCCGAAGATGCGGCGGCGATGGTGGCGAAGACCGGCTGTGATGCCGTGATGATCGGCCGCTCCGCGGCGTCGAATCCATGGATCTTCCGTCAGATCGAGCAGTACACCGCCACCGGACGCTACGATCTGCCGACCAACGAAGATCGCTACGAGATGATCCGCATGTACTTCCGCATGCTGATCGAGAACGACACCCAAGGCGCGGAAGGCAAGATGAAGCAGTTCGCCTCGTGGTTCACGCATGGCGTGCCGGGAGGAGGCGTTCTGCGCAAAGCCGTGTACGAAGCGAAGAAGCGCGAGACGATTCTGGTGGCGGTGGATCAGTTCTTCGAAGCGTTGCTCGCCGGCAAAATTGCAGCTGCGAGCGAGACGGGGCCGTCACCGAATGATGAGCTGGAGTCAAATCCGGCGGCAATGACGGGCTAG
- a CDS encoding YybH family protein: protein MATAQSSVASQSDGNAAEQQIQKVLQAQTEAWNHGDLEGYMAGYWNSPDLTFFSNATETHGWQPTLDRYKARYQGSGKTMGKVSFPELKITSLSDDAAFVRGQWQLEMPDGKKPHGMFTLLVRKFPEGWRIVHDHSSGE from the coding sequence TTGGCAACCGCCCAATCCTCCGTTGCCTCGCAATCCGATGGAAATGCGGCTGAGCAGCAGATTCAAAAGGTCTTGCAGGCCCAGACCGAAGCCTGGAACCACGGCGATCTGGAGGGCTACATGGCCGGATACTGGAATTCGCCTGACCTGACGTTCTTCTCCAACGCCACAGAAACCCACGGCTGGCAGCCGACCCTGGACCGCTACAAGGCACGTTACCAAGGTTCGGGCAAGACCATGGGAAAGGTGTCATTTCCTGAATTGAAAATTACATCACTGTCCGATGATGCGGCCTTCGTGCGCGGCCAGTGGCAACTCGAGATGCCGGACGGCAAGAAGCCGCACGGGATGTTCACGCTGCTGGTGCGGAAATTCCCCGAGGGATGGCGCATCGTGCACGATCATTCGTCAGGAGAATAG
- a CDS encoding ArsR/SmtB family transcription factor: protein MEKRQFTRIAKALADPRRFEILQQIASEEEVSCAAVKECHEVTPATLSHHLKELESAGLVEVRKESKYVYLSLQRPAWKAYLKELKKIGR from the coding sequence ATGGAAAAACGACAATTCACCCGGATCGCCAAAGCCTTGGCTGATCCCCGGCGCTTCGAGATCCTGCAGCAAATTGCCTCAGAAGAAGAGGTTTCGTGCGCCGCGGTGAAGGAATGCCACGAAGTCACGCCCGCAACGCTCTCCCACCATTTGAAAGAGCTTGAGTCCGCCGGACTTGTCGAAGTTCGTAAGGAATCCAAGTACGTGTATCTGAGCCTGCAACGCCCTGCCTGGAAGGCCTACCTGAAAGAACTCAAGAAAATCGGCCGCTAA
- the rpmE gene encoding 50S ribosomal protein L31 translates to MKTATHPSYDEVRVQCACGNSFATRSTHKGDIHVEICSACHPFFTGKQKLMDTAGRVERFRRKYAKADKQADKQ, encoded by the coding sequence ATGAAAACAGCAACTCATCCTTCGTATGACGAAGTCCGCGTCCAATGCGCGTGCGGCAATAGTTTCGCGACCCGCTCCACGCACAAAGGCGACATCCACGTGGAAATTTGTTCTGCCTGCCACCCATTCTTCACGGGCAAACAGAAGCTGATGGATACCGCCGGCCGAGTCGAGCGCTTCCGCCGCAAGTACGCGAAAGCGGACAAGCAAGCCGACAAACAGTAA
- the rsfS gene encoding ribosome silencing factor, whose protein sequence is MSKSESRKAVALAVSAAQEKKAENIAILELDKSSSGFTDYFVICTGSNPRQLQAISDEVDQKLSSIGQEPRHVEGYNQAEWVLMDYVDFVVHIFSENARKFYDLERLWKSAKHLSPEDLSKPSERTPAKSRPAAKKTAVRKSAPAVKKPRKTAAKKATKRTRG, encoded by the coding sequence ATGAGCAAATCTGAAAGTCGTAAAGCTGTTGCACTTGCGGTTTCTGCCGCACAGGAGAAAAAGGCGGAGAACATCGCTATTCTTGAGCTCGATAAGAGCTCGAGCGGGTTTACCGATTATTTCGTTATCTGCACCGGTAGCAACCCGCGGCAGCTACAAGCCATCTCCGATGAGGTAGACCAGAAGCTCTCCTCGATTGGTCAGGAGCCCCGGCACGTGGAGGGCTATAACCAGGCGGAGTGGGTGCTGATGGACTATGTGGATTTCGTCGTCCACATTTTCAGCGAGAACGCGCGCAAGTTTTACGACCTGGAGCGGCTGTGGAAGTCCGCCAAACATCTTTCCCCGGAAGACCTGAGCAAGCCCTCGGAACGGACCCCGGCCAAATCGCGACCGGCAGCCAAGAAAACGGCGGTACGCAAGAGCGCGCCAGCAGTAAAGAAGCCGCGCAAGACCGCCGCGAAGAAAGCGACCAAGCGCACCCGCGGTTGA
- a CDS encoding sigma-54 interaction domain-containing protein: MSEQGAASAKAAESSALSAYVAVDAASKRLVEQIKRVAQSAATVLVRGENGVGKDLVASLLHYLGPNRDEPMVKIDCASLPHELIESELFGYEKGAFTGATHQKRGRLELAGNGTLILDEIAALTMPMQAKLLRVIEQKEFERLGGEKTIKVHARILALTNVDLERAVARRSFREDLYYRLSVIPLVVPPLRERRDDIQPLAEHFLSQLAQVHRRPKPVFTAGALEALLSFSYPGNVRQLRNILERVVVMSTGPEIHEDDLPSFVRQATGRPMMTLEELERSYIAEVLDATRGKKSKAAEILGISRKTLLEKRKRYGLD; encoded by the coding sequence ATGAGCGAACAGGGCGCAGCCTCGGCGAAAGCGGCAGAGAGCAGCGCCCTTTCTGCTTATGTGGCGGTGGATGCGGCGTCGAAGAGGCTCGTCGAGCAGATCAAGCGCGTAGCGCAGAGCGCCGCGACCGTGCTGGTGCGCGGCGAGAACGGCGTTGGCAAAGATCTTGTTGCGTCGCTGCTGCACTACCTGGGACCTAATCGCGATGAGCCGATGGTGAAGATCGACTGCGCGAGCCTGCCGCACGAACTCATCGAAAGCGAACTCTTCGGTTACGAGAAGGGCGCGTTCACCGGCGCTACGCACCAGAAACGCGGGCGCCTGGAACTGGCCGGCAATGGCACGCTGATCCTCGATGAGATCGCGGCGTTGACGATGCCGATGCAGGCGAAGCTGCTGCGCGTGATCGAACAGAAAGAGTTCGAGCGCCTCGGTGGCGAGAAGACGATTAAAGTCCATGCGCGCATTCTTGCCCTGACGAATGTGGACCTGGAACGCGCGGTGGCGCGGCGATCGTTTCGCGAAGATCTTTACTACCGCCTGAGCGTGATTCCGCTTGTGGTGCCACCTCTGCGGGAACGGCGCGACGACATCCAGCCGCTGGCGGAACACTTCCTTTCACAACTCGCGCAGGTGCATCGGCGACCGAAGCCAGTGTTTACGGCGGGAGCGTTGGAGGCATTGCTGAGCTTCAGCTATCCCGGCAATGTTCGCCAGCTGCGCAATATTCTCGAGCGCGTGGTGGTTATGAGCACCGGCCCGGAGATCCATGAAGATGATCTGCCAAGCTTCGTGCGCCAAGCCACCGGGCGTCCGATGATGACGCTGGAAGAGTTGGAGCGCAGCTACATCGCCGAAGTGCTCGACGCGACGCGCGGAAAGAAGTCGAAGGCCGCGGAGATTTTGGGGATCAGTCGGAAGACGCTGCTGGAGAAGCGGAAGCGGTACGGGCTGGATTGA
- the obgE gene encoding GTPase ObgE, which produces MFVDEAKIRVKAGNGGNGIVAFRREKFVPRGGPWGGDGGRGGDVIMESSERHNTLVHFRFNPEYKAERGRHGEGANKTGREGVDVLLKVPVGTLVYDDETGELLHEFVHPDERIIIARGGRGGRGNAQFATPTHQAPRESEDGKIGDEKFLRLELKLLADVGLVGYPNAGKSTLISRISSARPKIADYPFTTLQPNLGVVVVGEMPHEQSYVVADIPGLIEGASLGAGLGMQFLRHVERTRLIAHLVDVSDASGRPDPVQDYKVITKELASFGSGIEKKPTIIVATKIDVANPDKLKKLTTFAKRSKKAFFAISAVTGEGIEPLKWEMAKRVEAIRAKAQDPVEEADEIEAPKKKRRAPARKSVR; this is translated from the coding sequence ATGTTCGTTGATGAAGCCAAAATTCGAGTGAAGGCCGGGAACGGCGGGAATGGTATTGTCGCCTTCCGCCGCGAGAAGTTCGTGCCCCGTGGTGGTCCGTGGGGCGGCGACGGCGGCCGCGGTGGCGACGTCATAATGGAATCGAGCGAGCGCCACAACACGCTCGTACACTTCCGCTTCAATCCCGAATACAAGGCCGAGCGCGGACGCCATGGCGAAGGTGCCAACAAAACCGGCCGCGAGGGCGTAGACGTCCTGTTGAAAGTTCCCGTCGGCACGCTGGTGTACGACGACGAAACCGGCGAGTTGCTGCACGAGTTCGTTCACCCTGACGAGCGGATTATCATCGCCCGCGGCGGACGCGGCGGACGCGGCAACGCTCAATTCGCCACTCCGACGCATCAGGCGCCGCGCGAGTCCGAAGACGGCAAGATTGGTGATGAGAAGTTCCTGCGGCTTGAGTTGAAACTGCTGGCGGACGTTGGGCTGGTGGGTTATCCCAACGCCGGCAAGAGCACGCTGATTTCGCGCATTTCTTCGGCGCGGCCGAAGATCGCAGACTATCCGTTTACGACGTTGCAGCCGAACCTCGGTGTAGTGGTCGTCGGGGAGATGCCGCATGAACAGAGCTACGTGGTTGCCGACATCCCGGGATTGATCGAAGGCGCGAGCCTTGGAGCGGGCTTGGGTATGCAGTTCCTCCGTCACGTGGAGCGCACGCGATTGATCGCGCACCTGGTGGATGTGTCGGACGCGAGTGGGCGGCCGGATCCAGTGCAGGATTACAAGGTCATCACCAAAGAACTCGCAAGCTTCGGCTCGGGGATCGAGAAGAAACCGACGATCATTGTCGCGACGAAGATCGATGTCGCAAACCCCGACAAGCTGAAGAAGCTCACCACTTTCGCCAAGCGCAGCAAGAAAGCATTCTTCGCGATTTCCGCCGTGACCGGCGAAGGCATCGAGCCGCTGAAATGGGAGATGGCGAAGCGCGTGGAGGCGATCCGCGCGAAGGCACAAGATCCGGTTGAGGAAGCGGATGAGATCGAAGCGCCGAAGAAGAAGCGGCGTGCTCCGGCACGAAAGTCGGTGCGATGA
- a CDS encoding 23S rRNA (pseudouridine(1915)-N(3))-methyltransferase RlmH, which yields MKLRVVWIGKTKESAIQTLTGEYLKRLSRYVATEGLEIGSEEALLKLKDRPGRTAPVLVLMDERGKQVGSEELANFLGYHRDQGVQDLIFAIGPSDGWQKETLKSATQVLSMGKMTLPHELARVVLLEQLYRGYTILTGHPYHGGH from the coding sequence ATGAAGCTCCGCGTTGTGTGGATCGGCAAGACCAAAGAATCCGCCATCCAAACCCTTACCGGCGAATATCTCAAGCGGCTGTCGCGTTACGTCGCGACGGAGGGGCTTGAGATTGGCTCGGAAGAAGCACTGCTCAAGTTGAAGGACCGACCGGGGCGGACCGCTCCCGTGCTTGTTCTGATGGATGAGCGCGGCAAGCAGGTGGGATCCGAAGAGCTAGCTAATTTTCTTGGCTATCATCGCGACCAGGGTGTGCAGGACCTGATTTTTGCGATTGGGCCTTCTGACGGCTGGCAGAAAGAAACGCTAAAATCCGCCACCCAAGTCCTCTCGATGGGCAAAATGACCCTGCCGCACGAGCTTGCCCGGGTGGTGCTGCTGGAGCAGCTTTACCGGGGCTACACCATTCTTACGGGACATCCTTACCACGGTGGACACTGA
- the nadD gene encoding nicotinate-nucleotide adenylyltransferase, producing the protein MNVALFGGTYDPIHLGHLAVARAAAERFNLKQIHFVPAYIPPHKQKQAISSFGHRYTMISLATAGDPRFIPSLLESPDAIQRSGLDASYSFDTVRRMKSRLKKGDKLYFLIGMDAFADIAKWRNPVEVLRECEFIVANRPGYSLADVVKSLPKELQPTAEGTRPIEREKPRGALKLEGATIHLLEDVNEPVSSTEIRLAVGKRGQALELLVGDAVADYIRKLYLYKPTEPVQDEAGKQKSGLKDRGGLHVVGGREHQD; encoded by the coding sequence ATGAACGTTGCGCTCTTCGGCGGCACCTACGATCCGATCCATCTAGGACATTTGGCGGTAGCGCGCGCCGCAGCCGAGCGCTTCAATCTGAAACAGATTCATTTCGTCCCGGCGTATATTCCGCCGCACAAGCAGAAGCAGGCGATTTCTAGCTTCGGCCATCGGTACACCATGATTTCGCTGGCGACCGCGGGGGATCCGCGGTTTATTCCGTCATTGCTGGAATCGCCGGATGCAATTCAGCGATCGGGACTCGACGCGAGCTATTCGTTCGATACCGTGCGGCGGATGAAGTCGCGGCTGAAGAAGGGCGACAAGCTGTACTTCCTGATCGGCATGGATGCCTTCGCCGATATTGCGAAGTGGCGCAATCCGGTGGAAGTTTTGCGGGAGTGCGAGTTCATTGTCGCCAACCGGCCGGGGTATTCACTCGCCGATGTTGTAAAGTCTTTGCCCAAGGAATTGCAGCCCACGGCGGAGGGGACTCGTCCCATAGAACGCGAAAAACCGCGGGGGGCGTTGAAACTGGAGGGTGCGACAATTCATCTGCTGGAAGATGTGAACGAGCCGGTTTCGTCCACGGAGATTCGGCTGGCGGTTGGAAAGCGCGGGCAAGCTTTAGAGCTTTTGGTAGGGGATGCCGTCGCAGATTACATCCGCAAACTCTATCTATACAAGCCCACCGAGCCGGTGCAAGATGAGGCCGGTAAGCAGAAATCCGGCCTAAAAGACCGTGGAGGGCTGCATGTGGTGGGCGGCCGGGAACATCAGGACTAA
- a CDS encoding FmdB family zinc ribbon protein — translation MPLYEYECKQCRERFEKIQKFSDEPEKVCPKCGGEVERLLSAPAVQFKGEGWYVTDYAKKKGGAAKSSSTDSTSSEKKSESAPASAETPKPSTSSDKKS, via the coding sequence GTGCCTCTCTACGAATACGAGTGCAAACAGTGCCGCGAGCGTTTTGAAAAGATCCAGAAGTTCTCGGACGAGCCCGAAAAAGTCTGCCCAAAGTGCGGCGGCGAGGTCGAACGCCTGCTGAGCGCTCCCGCCGTGCAATTCAAGGGCGAAGGCTGGTACGTAACCGACTACGCGAAGAAAAAGGGTGGCGCGGCCAAAAGCAGCTCAACCGACTCCACTTCTTCAGAAAAGAAATCGGAGAGTGCCCCAGCATCCGCGGAGACGCCGAAGCCTTCCACCAGTTCCGACAAGAAATCCTAA
- a CDS encoding HAD family hydrolase, whose amino-acid sequence MLKAAIFDIDGTLVDSVDLHAEAWVRAFHRFRYQHVTFAEVRSQIGKGGDQLMPVFIPQQDLERIGDALEQWRSELFRREYMPHVKPFPMVRELFEHLKNDGWQIALASSSNKQDLEQYKKIANIGDLLEASTSADDAERSKPHPDIFAAALDHLGGLKPTEVVVVGDTPYDAEAARKLGVREIIGVLCGGFREDDLRKSGCTAIYPEPADILEHYAESAFGRARKAA is encoded by the coding sequence ATGCTCAAGGCTGCGATCTTCGATATTGACGGCACGCTTGTTGACTCAGTGGACCTCCACGCCGAGGCTTGGGTGCGCGCGTTCCACCGCTTTCGTTATCAGCACGTAACGTTCGCCGAGGTTCGCTCGCAAATCGGCAAAGGCGGCGATCAACTCATGCCCGTCTTTATCCCGCAGCAGGACCTGGAGCGGATTGGCGATGCGTTAGAGCAATGGCGCTCGGAACTCTTCCGTCGCGAATACATGCCTCACGTGAAGCCATTCCCCATGGTGCGCGAACTCTTTGAGCATTTGAAGAACGATGGCTGGCAGATCGCGCTGGCGTCGTCATCGAACAAGCAGGACCTGGAGCAGTATAAAAAGATTGCGAACATCGGTGATCTTCTGGAAGCAAGCACCTCCGCCGATGACGCAGAACGCTCCAAGCCGCATCCCGACATCTTTGCCGCGGCGCTCGATCATCTTGGCGGACTGAAGCCGACTGAAGTTGTGGTGGTGGGTGATACACCCTATGACGCCGAGGCTGCGCGCAAGCTCGGGGTCCGCGAGATTATCGGCGTGTTGTGCGGCGGATTTCGGGAAGATGATCTGCGCAAGTCAGGATGCACCGCGATTTATCCCGAGCCGGCGGACATCCTGGAGCACTACGCCGAATCCGCATTCGGAAGAGCGCGTAAGGCGGCTTAG
- the rpmA gene encoding 50S ribosomal protein L27 yields the protein MAHKKGLGSSRNGRDSNAQRLGVKAFGGETVTGGTIIVRQRGTRIKPGLNVGRGKDDTLFAKADGRVEFKDRGNLGRFVSIVPAKA from the coding sequence ATGGCACATAAAAAAGGTTTAGGCAGCTCTCGAAACGGCCGCGACTCGAATGCCCAGCGGTTGGGCGTGAAGGCGTTTGGCGGCGAAACCGTGACCGGCGGGACGATCATCGTTCGTCAGCGCGGCACCCGCATTAAGCCGGGCCTGAATGTCGGCCGCGGCAAAGACGACACGCTCTTTGCGAAGGCCGATGGCCGCGTCGAGTTCAAGGATCGCGGGAACCTCGGGCGGTTCGTCAGCATCGTTCCGGCTAAGGCGTAG
- a CDS encoding DUF6496 domain-containing protein has protein sequence MAATKKSTRSRSSRSSGTRSRKTAAKKKSTRRTSAKKSSRRKYSPKAGKSVKREMHEFKRGKLKSGRSGKKVKSRKQAIAIGLSEARRSGAKVPRKKAA, from the coding sequence ATGGCAGCAACCAAAAAGTCCACACGCAGCCGCTCATCGCGGAGCAGCGGGACGCGCTCGCGTAAAACTGCAGCGAAGAAGAAGAGCACACGTCGCACGTCGGCGAAGAAGTCGTCGCGTCGTAAATACAGCCCGAAAGCTGGAAAGTCCGTGAAGCGCGAGATGCATGAGTTCAAGCGTGGCAAGTTAAAGAGCGGACGTAGCGGAAAGAAAGTGAAGAGCCGTAAGCAGGCGATCGCGATTGGTTTGTCGGAAGCACGGCGTTCGGGCGCGAAGGTTCCGCGTAAGAAGGCCGCGTAG
- a CDS encoding putative glycolipid-binding domain-containing protein, producing MLSLTRIWRRIGLDGLEHITLQEVPGGYVADSVLSVEADLGGVTCEYHFDLDARWRTKTFTLKQHQSGEDRTLRIERVHESEWKVDGADRPDLSGCLDLDLTVSPFTNTLAIRQLALAPNEAKELNAVYVKIPQLEVVLARQRYQRLDANEPPRRFLYSGLDTGFIQEITVDEHALVEGYPRFAERVA from the coding sequence ATGCTATCCCTGACGCGGATTTGGCGGCGGATTGGTCTTGACGGCCTGGAGCACATCACGCTTCAGGAAGTGCCGGGTGGCTATGTTGCGGATTCGGTGCTCTCGGTGGAAGCCGATCTCGGCGGCGTGACATGCGAGTATCACTTCGATCTTGATGCGCGCTGGCGGACAAAGACATTCACGCTGAAGCAGCATCAATCCGGAGAAGACCGGACACTGCGGATTGAGCGCGTTCACGAGAGCGAGTGGAAGGTGGATGGCGCTGATCGGCCGGATCTCAGCGGCTGCCTCGATCTGGACCTGACGGTCTCGCCATTTACGAACACGCTGGCGATTCGTCAGCTTGCGCTTGCGCCGAATGAGGCGAAGGAACTGAATGCGGTGTACGTGAAGATTCCACAGTTGGAAGTCGTTCTGGCGCGGCAGCGGTATCAGCGGCTGGATGCGAACGAGCCGCCACGGCGGTTCTTGTATTCCGGGCTCGATACCGGATTCATTCAAGAGATTACGGTGGATGAGCACGCGCTCGTCGAAGGCTATCCCCGTTTCGCCGAGCGCGTTGCCTGA
- a CDS encoding SDR family NAD(P)-dependent oxidoreductase: MGKLSGKVAVVTGASKGIGAAIAKTLAGEGASVVVNYASSKAGADKVVNEIQKAGGKAVAIHADLSKPEDAKKLAAETKKQFGKVDILVNNAGVYEFRPLELIDETHVKKIFDLNVTGLLFTTQEFVKLIPEEGGSIINISSVVAKTPPSGSAVYSATKGAVDVISRVLAQELGPKKIRVNSLSPGFTITEGVQASGYEEDLSKSSVLRTPLGRVGQPDDIAKVALFLASGDSGWVTGETILAGGGIRV, encoded by the coding sequence ATGGGCAAGCTGAGCGGAAAAGTTGCAGTGGTAACGGGCGCGTCGAAAGGAATCGGCGCAGCAATCGCAAAGACATTGGCAGGCGAAGGCGCGAGCGTAGTCGTGAATTACGCATCGAGCAAAGCCGGTGCAGACAAAGTAGTCAACGAGATTCAGAAAGCCGGCGGCAAGGCGGTAGCCATCCACGCCGATCTCTCCAAGCCGGAAGATGCCAAGAAATTAGCGGCGGAAACGAAGAAGCAGTTCGGTAAAGTGGACATCCTGGTGAACAATGCCGGCGTGTACGAATTCCGTCCGCTGGAACTGATTGATGAAACGCACGTCAAAAAGATCTTCGACCTTAACGTCACCGGTCTGCTGTTCACCACGCAGGAATTCGTGAAGCTTATCCCCGAAGAGGGCGGTTCGATCATCAATATCAGCTCGGTGGTTGCCAAGACGCCGCCGTCTGGCAGCGCGGTCTACAGCGCGACCAAAGGCGCTGTGGATGTGATCTCGCGCGTGCTGGCCCAAGAATTGGGTCCGAAGAAGATCCGCGTGAACTCGCTCTCGCCGGGATTCACGATCACCGAAGGTGTGCAGGCGTCGGGTTACGAAGAAGACCTCTCCAAGTCTTCGGTCTTAAGAACGCCGCTCGGCCGCGTAGGCCAGCCGGACGACATTGCCAAAGTCGCATTGTTCCTCGCCTCGGGAGACTCGGGTTGGGTAACGGGTGAAACGATTCTCGCGGGTGGCGGAATCCGCGTATAA
- the rsmI gene encoding 16S rRNA (cytidine(1402)-2'-O)-methyltransferase produces MAENVQRGTLYLVGTPIGNLEDITFRAIRTMKEVQLIACEDTRQTQKLLNHYDIVTHTTSYHEHNELTRSAELVMQLEQGKSIALVTDAGMPGISDPGFRLITLAIRHRIPVVPIPGPSAFLSALVASGLPTDAFRFLGFLPSKEGQRAKALEGIRNSTRTVIFYEAPHRLLETVEEIVQVLGPERPVVVAREVTKLHEEFLRGTSTEVLSELKHRAEVKGEITLLIGRAPEQQHGQSVFSAATVRTRVRELMKHENLDERDALKRVAKEMGVSKSEAYRELQKTKD; encoded by the coding sequence ATGGCGGAGAACGTCCAGCGCGGCACGCTGTACCTCGTGGGGACGCCGATTGGCAACCTCGAAGACATCACTTTCCGCGCCATTCGCACGATGAAAGAGGTCCAGCTCATTGCCTGCGAAGACACGCGCCAGACCCAAAAACTCCTCAATCACTACGATATCGTGACCCACACCACCAGCTATCACGAGCACAATGAGCTGACGCGGTCCGCCGAGCTGGTAATGCAGTTGGAACAAGGGAAGAGCATCGCTCTGGTTACCGATGCCGGTATGCCTGGAATTTCCGATCCGGGCTTCCGATTGATTACGCTGGCGATCCGGCACCGGATTCCCGTTGTTCCGATTCCCGGTCCGTCGGCTTTTCTCAGCGCGCTTGTCGCCAGCGGACTGCCGACTGATGCGTTTCGTTTCCTGGGCTTTCTTCCCAGCAAAGAAGGCCAGCGCGCCAAAGCGCTGGAGGGGATTCGGAATTCGACGCGGACCGTCATCTTCTACGAGGCTCCGCATCGGTTGCTCGAGACCGTTGAGGAGATCGTGCAGGTTCTTGGCCCGGAGCGGCCGGTCGTGGTCGCGCGTGAGGTGACGAAACTGCATGAAGAGTTTCTTCGTGGAACGTCCACCGAAGTTCTCTCCGAGCTGAAACATCGCGCAGAGGTGAAGGGCGAGATCACGTTGCTCATCGGCCGTGCCCCCGAGCAGCAGCATGGTCAATCTGTGTTCAGCGCCGCCACGGTCCGCACACGCGTGCGTGAACTGATGAAGCACGAGAACCTTGACGAACGCGATGCGCTCAAGCGTGTAGCCAAAGAGATGGGCGTGAGCAAGAGCGAAGCCTACCGCGAATTGCAGAAGACCAAGGACTGA